One genomic segment of Helianthus annuus cultivar XRQ/B chromosome 14, HanXRQr2.0-SUNRISE, whole genome shotgun sequence includes these proteins:
- the LOC110907219 gene encoding uncharacterized protein LOC110907219, translating to MCYVSDRIIRVGGGLHTSWDWTRPFEQDQEIAEFSELTDLLISVSISENQDVLRWGLDTSAVFSVRSVKSVLKICNRLQPHYSFVWNKWVPKKVGFVAWRAEKERLPTRMALAQRNIQVNSDRCAICGDYAETSEHLFVSCHLAQTVWALITQWCKIPVFFAFGIKDILDLHLFVKSSTKKKKIIQAIVHVTFWSIWAARNKLIFDGSYPEVSKILEEVKVMSYLWVKNRSKDAAITLESWKRFDDFG from the coding sequence ATGTGTTATGTATCGGACCGTATCATCCGGGTCGGTGGGGGTCTGCACACTAGCTGGGACTGGACCAGACCCTTTGAGCAAGATCAAGAAATTGCTGAATTTTCGGAGTTGACGGACCTGCTGATTTCGGTCTCAATTTCGGAAAATCAGGATGTTCTCAGGTGGGGCTTAGATACATCGGCTGTATTCTCAGTTCGAAGTGTGAAATCAGTATTAAAAATTTGTAATAGGCTGCAGCCACATTACTCGTTCGTATGGAATAAGTGGGTGCCGAAAAAGGTGGGTTTTGTTGCTTGGCGAGCTGAAAAGGAGCGTCTTCCCACGAGGATGGCTTTGGCTCAAAGAAATATTCAAGTAAATTCGGATAGGTGCGCCATATGTGGAGACTATGCGGAGACGAGCGAGCATTTATTTGTATCATGTCACCTTGCACAAACGGTTTGGGCTCTTATTACACAATGGTGCAAAATACCCGTGTTTTTTGCCTTTGGCATAAAGGACATTCTAGATCTGCATTTATTCGTGAAAAGTTCTACAAAGAAAAAGAAGATTATCCAGGCCATTGTTCATGTCACATTTTGGAGTATTTGGGCTGCAagaaacaaactcatttttgatggTTCCTATCCAGAGGTATCAAAGATTTTGGAGGAAGTGAAGGTTATGAGTTATCTATGGGTCAAAAATCGTTCAAAGGATGCTGCGATTACGTTGGAGAGCTGGAAAAGATTCGATGATTTCGGTTAA